The following proteins are encoded in a genomic region of Micromonospora olivasterospora:
- a CDS encoding ABC-F family ATP-binding cassette domain-containing protein: MANIVNLDRVSKGYGAAGPLLTDVSLGLDDADRVGVVGLNGAGKSTLLRLLTRIEEPDDGRVTHRRDLRVAWLPQALTLAPDATVRDVVLGTAWLDQSMGAEHEWAGQAGVRAILDGLGMPYLGLDAPVGPMSGGERRRVALAALLVRDSDLLILDEPTNHLDVGGVDWLARHLVGRRGALVVVTHDRWFLDAVCTATWEVADQTVRAYEGGFAAWTLARAERERVAAATEARRQNLLRKEIAWLRRGPPARTSKPRFRIEAANALIADVPPPRDTMSLQRLATARLGKQVYDLEHVRLHAGPKEILHDVTWQVGPGDRIAVLGRNGAGKTTLLRMLAGVTRPDGGRFATGSTVRPAFLSQELAELPGHLRVLEAVEEVARRVQLGDREISAAQLAEVFGFDDRRLWTPVSDLSGGERRRLQMLRLLAGEPNVLLLDEPTNDLDTDTLAALEDLLDSWPGTIVVASHDRYLVERVTDSVYGMFGDGRLVHLPGGVDEYLARAAQREPAGAPAPAVAETPAAASAPAGMSAAEARQAKKELARLERQVGKLEQKETELLDQLAAHATDYARVAELDAQLKDVRAEREHAEEAWLALADQIPAS, translated from the coding sequence GTGGCCAACATCGTCAACCTGGACCGGGTGTCCAAGGGGTACGGCGCCGCCGGGCCGCTGCTCACCGACGTCTCGCTCGGCCTCGACGATGCCGACCGGGTCGGCGTCGTCGGCCTCAACGGCGCCGGCAAGTCCACCCTGCTGCGGCTGCTCACCCGCATCGAGGAGCCGGACGACGGCCGCGTCACCCACCGCCGCGACCTGCGCGTCGCCTGGCTGCCGCAGGCCCTGACGCTCGCCCCCGACGCCACCGTCCGCGACGTCGTGCTCGGCACCGCCTGGCTCGACCAGAGCATGGGCGCCGAGCACGAGTGGGCCGGCCAGGCCGGGGTCCGCGCCATCCTCGACGGCCTCGGCATGCCGTACCTGGGCCTCGACGCGCCCGTCGGCCCGATGTCCGGCGGCGAGCGCCGCCGGGTGGCCCTCGCCGCGCTGCTGGTCCGCGACTCCGACCTGCTCATCCTCGACGAGCCCACCAACCACCTCGACGTCGGCGGCGTCGACTGGCTGGCCCGGCACCTCGTCGGCCGCCGCGGCGCCCTCGTCGTGGTCACCCACGACCGCTGGTTCCTCGACGCCGTCTGCACCGCCACCTGGGAGGTCGCCGACCAGACCGTCCGCGCCTACGAGGGCGGCTTCGCCGCCTGGACCCTCGCGCGCGCCGAGCGGGAGCGGGTCGCCGCGGCCACCGAGGCCCGCCGGCAGAACCTGCTCCGCAAGGAGATCGCCTGGCTGCGCCGCGGCCCGCCCGCCCGGACCTCCAAGCCCCGGTTCCGGATCGAGGCCGCCAACGCGCTCATCGCCGACGTCCCGCCGCCGCGCGACACCATGTCGCTGCAGCGGCTCGCCACCGCCCGGCTCGGCAAGCAGGTGTACGACCTGGAGCACGTCCGGCTGCACGCCGGCCCCAAGGAGATCCTGCACGACGTCACCTGGCAGGTCGGCCCCGGCGACCGGATCGCCGTCCTCGGCCGCAACGGGGCCGGCAAGACCACCCTGCTGCGGATGCTGGCCGGCGTCACCCGCCCCGACGGCGGGCGGTTCGCCACCGGCTCCACCGTGCGGCCGGCGTTCCTCTCCCAGGAGCTGGCCGAGCTGCCCGGGCACCTGCGCGTCCTCGAAGCCGTCGAGGAGGTCGCCCGGCGGGTGCAGCTCGGCGACCGGGAAATCTCCGCCGCCCAGCTCGCCGAGGTCTTCGGCTTCGACGACCGCCGGCTCTGGACGCCGGTCAGCGACCTGTCCGGTGGGGAGCGCCGCCGCCTGCAGATGCTGCGGCTGCTCGCCGGCGAGCCCAACGTGCTCCTGCTGGACGAGCCCACCAACGACCTCGACACCGACACGCTCGCCGCGCTGGAGGACCTGCTCGACTCGTGGCCCGGCACGATCGTCGTGGCCAGCCACGACCGGTACCTCGTCGAGCGGGTCACCGACTCGGTGTACGGGATGTTCGGCGACGGCCGGCTCGTCCACCTGCCCGGTGGCGTCGACGAGTACCTGGCCCGGGCCGCGCAGCGGGAACCGGCCGGCGCGCCCGCGCCCGCAGTCGCCGAGACGCCCGCCGCGGCCTCCGCACCGGCCGGCATGTCCGCCGCCGAGGCCCGCCAGGCGAAGAAGGAGCTGGCCCGCCTGGAACGCCAGGTCGGCAAGCTGGAACAGAAGGAGACGGAGCTCCTCGACCAGCTCGCCGCGCACGCCACCGACTACGCCCGGGTCGCCGAGCTGGACGCCCAGCTCAAGGACGTACGGGCCGAACGGGAACACGCCGAGGAGGCCTGGTTGGCCCTCGCCGACCAGATTCCCGCGAGCTGA
- a CDS encoding DUF4383 domain-containing protein, producing MAHTPVNHPARPIYRAIGGLVGLYFVVFGVLGIIASAGNDFLAQDDTRVLGQGTNLGYSLLSVVLGLLILAGTAIGRNLDVAINTWLAYALMVLGLAELAFLQTDANIFNFTVATDVVVLTLSLVLLMAAMYGKVGTEEEKEAWQKARLVL from the coding sequence ATGGCCCACACCCCCGTCAACCACCCCGCGCGGCCGATCTACCGGGCGATCGGCGGGCTCGTTGGTCTGTACTTCGTGGTCTTCGGAGTGCTCGGCATCATCGCCAGCGCCGGCAACGACTTCCTCGCCCAGGATGACACCAGGGTGCTCGGCCAGGGGACCAACCTCGGATACTCGCTGCTGAGCGTCGTGCTGGGCCTGCTGATCCTGGCCGGCACCGCAATCGGCCGCAACCTCGACGTCGCGATCAACACGTGGCTGGCGTACGCGCTGATGGTCCTCGGCCTGGCCGAGCTGGCCTTCCTCCAGACCGACGCCAACATCTTCAACTTCACCGTCGCCACCGACGTCGTCGTCCTCACGCTCTCCCTCGTGCTGCTGATGGCCGCCATGTACGGCAAGGTCGGCACCGAGGAGGAGAAGGAGGCCTGGCAGAAGGCCCGGCTCGTGCTCTGA
- a CDS encoding TatD family hydrolase has protein sequence MLAAMTKSTESRRQRAARRAGEFPPAPDPLPRAVPDSHTHLDITVTEAGAPAGGAGGNASADDPVAAAIAVAAQVGVDRLVQVGVDVASSRWSADAADRYPAVLATAALHPNEAPRLADLDEALREIEALAARDRVRGVGETGMDFFRTGDEGRAAQEKSFRAHVAIAKRYGKALVIHDRDAHADVLRVLDDEGAPDTVVLHCFSGDAEFAAECVRRGYLLSFAGTVTFASAAALREAAALTPLDQLLVETDAPYLTPTPHRGRPNASYLVPLTVRALAATTGADLDELCAALSANGERAFGPW, from the coding sequence ATGCTGGCGGCGATGACCAAGTCGACTGAGTCCCGCCGGCAGCGGGCCGCCCGGCGGGCCGGCGAGTTCCCGCCCGCCCCCGACCCGCTGCCCCGCGCCGTGCCGGACAGCCACACCCACCTGGACATCACCGTCACCGAGGCCGGCGCGCCCGCCGGCGGGGCCGGCGGAAACGCCAGCGCCGACGACCCGGTGGCGGCGGCGATCGCGGTGGCCGCGCAGGTCGGGGTGGACCGGCTGGTCCAGGTCGGCGTCGACGTCGCCTCGTCCCGATGGAGCGCCGACGCCGCCGACCGGTACCCGGCGGTGCTGGCCACCGCGGCGCTGCACCCCAACGAGGCGCCCCGGCTCGCCGACCTCGACGAGGCGCTGCGCGAGATCGAGGCGCTCGCCGCGCGGGACCGGGTCCGGGGCGTCGGCGAGACCGGAATGGACTTCTTCCGCACCGGCGACGAGGGCCGGGCCGCGCAGGAGAAGAGCTTCCGGGCGCACGTCGCCATCGCCAAGCGGTACGGCAAGGCCCTGGTCATCCACGACCGGGACGCCCACGCCGACGTGCTGCGCGTCCTCGACGACGAGGGGGCGCCGGACACGGTCGTCCTGCACTGCTTCTCCGGCGACGCCGAGTTCGCCGCCGAGTGCGTCCGCCGGGGCTACCTGCTCAGCTTCGCCGGCACGGTCACCTTCGCCAGCGCCGCCGCGCTGCGCGAGGCCGCCGCGCTCACCCCGCTGGACCAACTGCTGGTGGAGACCGACGCGCCGTACCTCACGCCCACCCCGCACCGGGGGCGGCCCAACGCGTCGTACCTGGTGCCGCTCACCGTCCGGGCGCTGGCCGCGACCACCGGCGCGGACCTCGACGAGCTGTGCGCCGCGCTGTCGGCCAACGGCGAGCGCGCCTTCGGCCCGTGGTGA
- a CDS encoding acyl-CoA desaturase, with translation MSTALLDPHPSGPKPLTQGGQSPGILFALWAFVVVPFLALVAAVPVAWGGWLSWTDLAVAAFWYVLSGLGITIGYHRYFTHGSFKARPWLRVALAVAGSFAVQGEIIQWVADHRRHHAFSDLEGDPHSPWRFGESVAGLAKGLFHAHVGWLFGRELSNRERFAPDLLADPATRRVDRFFPLLVVVSVLGPALMGGLLTWSWQGALTALFWGGLVRIALLHHVTWSINSVCHVYGERPFAMRQGDRASNFWPLAILSFGESWHNLHHADPTSARHGVLRGQVDISARVIWLLEKTGAAWAVRWPKPERLAAKLAKAARAADAMRREGGTGRVA, from the coding sequence ATGTCGACCGCCCTGCTCGATCCCCACCCCTCCGGTCCCAAGCCCCTCACCCAGGGCGGGCAGTCGCCCGGCATCCTGTTCGCCCTCTGGGCGTTCGTGGTCGTCCCCTTCCTGGCGCTGGTGGCCGCCGTACCGGTCGCCTGGGGCGGCTGGTTGAGCTGGACGGACCTGGCCGTGGCGGCGTTCTGGTACGTGCTGTCCGGGCTCGGCATCACCATCGGCTACCACCGCTACTTCACCCACGGCTCGTTCAAGGCCCGCCCCTGGCTGCGGGTGGCGCTCGCGGTGGCGGGCTCGTTCGCCGTGCAGGGCGAGATCATCCAGTGGGTGGCCGACCACCGGCGACACCACGCGTTCTCCGACCTCGAAGGTGATCCGCACTCGCCGTGGCGGTTCGGCGAGAGCGTCGCGGGGCTCGCGAAGGGACTGTTCCACGCGCATGTCGGCTGGCTGTTCGGTCGCGAACTGTCCAACCGGGAGCGGTTCGCCCCGGACCTGCTCGCCGATCCGGCGACCCGCCGGGTGGACCGGTTCTTCCCCCTGCTGGTGGTCGTCTCGGTGCTCGGCCCGGCGCTGATGGGCGGGCTGCTCACCTGGTCCTGGCAGGGGGCGCTGACCGCCCTGTTCTGGGGCGGCCTGGTGCGCATCGCGCTGCTGCACCACGTGACCTGGTCGATCAACTCGGTGTGTCACGTGTACGGCGAGCGCCCGTTCGCGATGCGGCAGGGCGACCGGGCGTCCAACTTCTGGCCGCTGGCGATCCTGTCCTTCGGGGAGAGCTGGCACAACCTGCACCACGCCGACCCGACCAGCGCCCGGCACGGGGTGTTGCGCGGCCAGGTCGACATCTCGGCGCGGGTGATCTGGCTGCTGGAGAAGACCGGCGCGGCCTGGGCGGTGCGCTGGCCGAAGCCGGAGCGGCTCGCGGCGAAGCTGGCGAAGGCGGCCCGGGCGGCGGACGCCATGCGGCGGGAAGGCGGGACGGGCCGGGTCGCCTGA
- a CDS encoding alpha/beta fold hydrolase codes for MPFITVGAENSAPIDLYYEDHGAGQPVVLIHGFPFNTATWEKQVGALLAAGYRTIAYDRRGFGNSSQPAAGYDYDTFAADLDVLMTELDLRDAVLVGHSMGTGEVVRYISTYGSSRVNRAVLLSPLEPFLLKTSDNPEGVDRSLFDGFQQAIIADRFAYLTTFCDAFFNYQDNKGKMVSEEAYRAHWNIGARASGIGTLQSVDAWLTDFRADLPRIDVPTLIVQGDQDKVLPFAVTGQRLQPMLPNSRLITLQGAPHGIPWTHADDVNRAILEFAATPATARA; via the coding sequence ATGCCCTTCATCACCGTCGGCGCGGAGAACTCCGCGCCCATCGACCTGTACTACGAGGACCACGGCGCGGGTCAGCCGGTGGTGCTGATCCACGGCTTCCCGTTCAACACGGCGACCTGGGAGAAGCAGGTGGGGGCGCTGCTCGCCGCCGGCTACCGGACGATCGCCTACGATCGGCGGGGCTTCGGCAACTCCAGCCAGCCGGCGGCCGGGTACGACTACGACACGTTCGCCGCCGACCTGGACGTCCTGATGACCGAGCTGGACCTGCGGGACGCCGTCCTGGTGGGCCACTCGATGGGCACCGGCGAGGTGGTCCGCTACATCAGCACGTACGGGTCGAGCCGGGTGAACCGGGCGGTGCTGCTCAGCCCCCTCGAGCCGTTCCTGTTGAAGACCTCGGACAACCCGGAGGGGGTGGACCGGAGCCTGTTCGACGGCTTCCAGCAGGCGATCATCGCCGACCGGTTCGCGTACCTCACCACGTTCTGCGACGCTTTCTTCAATTATCAGGACAACAAGGGCAAGATGGTTAGCGAGGAGGCGTACCGGGCGCACTGGAACATCGGGGCCCGGGCGTCGGGCATCGGCACGTTGCAGAGCGTGGACGCCTGGCTGACCGACTTCCGGGCCGACCTGCCCCGGATCGACGTGCCCACCCTGATCGTCCAGGGCGACCAGGACAAGGTGCTGCCGTTCGCGGTGACCGGGCAGCGGTTGCAGCCGATGCTGCCGAACAGCCGGCTGATCACGCTGCAGGGCGCGCCGCACGGCATCCCGTGGACCCACGCCGACGACGTGAACCGGGCGATCCTGGAGTTCGCCGCCACGCCGGCGACGGCCCGCGCCTGA
- the rsmA gene encoding 16S rRNA (adenine(1518)-N(6)/adenine(1519)-N(6))-dimethyltransferase RsmA, which produces MTGLLGPAEIRDLAARLGVSPTKKLGQNFVHDPNTVRRIVTAAGLAPDDVALEVGPGLGSLTLALLPVAAHVHAVEVDPALAAALPETAARFAGPDAGRLTVHRADALRVAAAELADPAPTALVANLPYNVAVPVVLHLLAELPTLRHGLVMVQKEVADRLVAGPGSKVYGIPSVKLAWYARARPAGRVPPNVFWPVPNVDSGLVAFTRREPPRPDVPRERVFAVVDAAFSQRRKTLRAALAGWAGGADRAAAALTAAGVDPGARGESLTVEQFAAVAASAPTGTPAAQ; this is translated from the coding sequence GTGACCGGACTGCTCGGCCCGGCGGAGATCCGGGACCTCGCCGCGCGCCTCGGCGTGAGCCCCACCAAGAAGCTCGGCCAGAACTTCGTGCACGACCCGAACACCGTGCGCCGGATCGTCACCGCCGCCGGGCTGGCCCCCGACGACGTCGCCCTGGAGGTCGGGCCCGGGCTCGGCTCGCTCACCCTGGCGCTGCTGCCGGTCGCCGCGCACGTGCACGCCGTGGAGGTCGACCCGGCGCTGGCCGCCGCGCTGCCGGAGACCGCCGCCCGGTTCGCCGGCCCGGACGCCGGCCGGCTCACCGTGCACCGGGCCGACGCGCTGCGGGTCGCCGCCGCCGAGCTGGCCGACCCGGCGCCGACCGCGCTGGTGGCGAACCTGCCGTACAACGTGGCCGTGCCCGTGGTGCTGCACCTGCTCGCCGAGCTGCCCACCCTGCGGCACGGCCTGGTGATGGTGCAGAAGGAGGTCGCCGACCGGCTGGTCGCCGGCCCCGGCTCCAAGGTGTACGGCATCCCGTCGGTCAAGCTCGCCTGGTACGCCCGCGCCCGCCCCGCCGGCCGCGTGCCGCCGAACGTCTTCTGGCCGGTGCCGAACGTCGACTCCGGACTGGTCGCCTTCACCCGCCGCGAGCCGCCCCGGCCGGACGTACCCCGGGAGCGGGTCTTCGCCGTGGTCGACGCCGCGTTCTCGCAGCGCCGCAAGACGCTGCGCGCCGCGCTGGCCGGCTGGGCCGGCGGGGCGGACCGGGCCGCCGCCGCGCTCACCGCCGCCGGCGTCGACCCCGGCGCCCGGGGCGAGTCGCTGACCGTCGAGCAGTTCGCCGCCGTCGCCGCGTCGGCCCCGACCGGTACGCCCGCCGCGCAGTAG
- a CDS encoding DUF4383 domain-containing protein, which produces MAHFPVNHPARPFYRALSGLIGLYILIFGVYGTVVTWGGGLFGRGHDWVLGLRTNLAFALVSVVFGAVLLIGATRRSNLGHYMNLTAGVVFLVTAILMMAVLQTPANFLNFSMSTVIVSMLFGLVLLATGLYDKVGPPDHAHAERGDRRAPVSRTGR; this is translated from the coding sequence ATGGCGCACTTTCCGGTCAACCACCCGGCGCGTCCGTTCTACCGCGCCCTCTCCGGGCTCATCGGCCTCTACATCCTAATCTTCGGCGTGTACGGAACCGTCGTCACCTGGGGCGGCGGGCTGTTCGGCCGGGGCCACGACTGGGTGCTCGGCCTGCGCACCAACCTGGCGTTCGCACTGGTCTCCGTGGTCTTCGGCGCCGTGCTGCTGATCGGCGCCACCCGGCGCAGCAACCTCGGCCACTACATGAACCTGACCGCCGGCGTCGTCTTCCTGGTCACGGCGATCCTGATGATGGCCGTGCTGCAGACCCCCGCGAACTTCCTCAACTTCTCCATGTCCACGGTCATCGTGTCGATGCTGTTCGGCCTGGTGCTGCTCGCCACCGGCCTGTACGACAAGGTCGGCCCGCCCGACCACGCCCACGCGGAACGCGGTGACCGCCGCGCCCCCGTCTCCCGCACCGGCCGCTGA
- a CDS encoding 4-(cytidine 5'-diphospho)-2-C-methyl-D-erythritol kinase codes for MTEAWRPDDEDDQQRRGASGPVRVRVPAKVNLHLGVGPLRRDGYHELNTVYHAISIHDEVTARRGDTLTLTMEGEGAGELALDDSNLVIRAAHALAAYAGVPPHARLHLRKQIPLAGGLAGGSADAAAALVACDALWGTGLSRDELAGIAAGLGSDVPFLIHGGTALGTGRGETVSPVLARPTSWYWVVAIADGGLSTPAAYRELDRLRDAGAAGPPLGSTDALLAALRQRDPRVLAAALGNDLQDAALAMRPSLAATLKAGDAAGALAGIVSGSGPTCVFLAADAVDAERIAAELEAAGVCREARTAHGPVAGARIG; via the coding sequence GTGACCGAGGCCTGGCGACCGGACGACGAGGACGACCAGCAGCGGCGCGGCGCCAGCGGGCCCGTGCGGGTGCGGGTGCCCGCCAAGGTCAACCTGCACCTCGGCGTGGGCCCGCTGCGCCGGGACGGCTACCACGAGCTGAACACCGTCTATCACGCGATCTCGATCCACGACGAGGTGACCGCCCGCCGGGGCGACACCCTCACCCTGACCATGGAGGGGGAGGGCGCCGGCGAGCTGGCCCTGGACGACAGCAACCTGGTGATCCGGGCCGCCCACGCCCTCGCCGCGTACGCGGGCGTCCCGCCGCACGCCCGGCTGCACCTGCGCAAGCAGATCCCGCTCGCGGGCGGGCTGGCCGGCGGCAGCGCCGACGCGGCCGCGGCCCTGGTCGCCTGCGACGCGCTCTGGGGCACCGGGCTGTCCCGCGACGAGCTGGCCGGGATCGCCGCCGGCCTCGGTTCCGACGTGCCGTTCCTGATCCACGGCGGGACGGCCCTCGGCACCGGTCGGGGTGAGACCGTCAGCCCCGTGCTGGCCCGCCCCACCTCCTGGTACTGGGTGGTCGCGATCGCCGACGGCGGGCTCTCCACTCCGGCCGCGTACCGGGAGCTCGACCGGCTCCGCGACGCGGGCGCCGCCGGGCCGCCGCTGGGCAGCACCGACGCGCTGCTCGCCGCCCTGCGCCAGCGCGACCCCCGGGTGCTCGCCGCCGCCCTCGGCAACGACCTCCAGGACGCCGCGCTGGCCATGCGCCCGTCCCTGGCCGCCACCCTGAAGGCCGGCGACGCCGCCGGGGCGCTCGCCGGCATCGTCTCCGGATCCGGGCCGACGTGCGTCTTCCTCGCCGCCGACGCCGTCGACGCCGAGCGGATCGCCGCCGAACTGGAGGCCGCGGGCGTGTGCCGGGAGGCGCGCACCGCCCACGGCCCGGTGGCCGGGGCCCGGATCGGCTGA
- the metG gene encoding methionine--tRNA ligase — protein sequence MSHVLAAVAWPYANGPRHIGHVSGFGVPSDVFARYMRMAGHDVLMVSGTDEHGTPIQVQADAEGVTPRELADRYNRVIAEDLRALGLSYDLFTRTTTRNHYAVVQELFEGLHRNGYIVPKITVGAISPSTGRTLPDRYIEGTCPICGYDSARGDQCDNCGNQLDPVDLVNPRSKINGETPEFVETEHFFLDLPALADALRQWLDTREGWRPNVLRFSKNLLDDLQPRAITRDLEWGVPIPLDGWRDRPDKRIYVWFDAVIGYLSASIEWARRSGDPDAWRKWWSTDAEGKNAQGYYFMGKDNIVFHSVIWPALLDGYSGEGARDGEPGRLGRLNLPTEVVSSEYLTMEGRKFSSSRKVVIYVRDFLERYDADALRYFIAVAGPESNDTDFTWAEFLRRNNDELVAGWGNLVNRSISMAAKNFGVVPPVDPAGLTEADEALLATARAGFATVGDLIARHRQKQAIGEAMRVVAEANKYLSEQAPWKLKDEADKPRMGTILHVALQVVSDANTLLTPFLPHSAQKIHELLGGTGVHAPMPRIEEVEDLDGGPAYPVLTGDYTVGARWESVPLEVGRPLAAPKPVFRKLDPSIVDEELARLAG from the coding sequence ATGAGTCACGTTCTCGCGGCGGTAGCCTGGCCGTACGCCAACGGCCCGCGCCACATCGGTCATGTCTCCGGATTCGGCGTTCCCTCCGACGTCTTCGCCCGGTACATGCGGATGGCCGGCCACGACGTGCTCATGGTCTCCGGCACGGACGAGCACGGCACCCCGATCCAGGTGCAGGCCGACGCCGAGGGGGTCACCCCGCGCGAGCTGGCCGACCGGTACAACCGGGTGATCGCGGAGGACCTGCGGGCGCTGGGGCTGTCGTACGACCTGTTCACCCGCACCACCACCCGCAACCACTACGCGGTCGTGCAGGAGCTGTTCGAGGGCCTGCACCGCAACGGCTACATCGTGCCGAAGATCACCGTCGGCGCGATCTCCCCGTCCACGGGTCGGACCCTGCCCGACCGCTACATCGAGGGCACCTGCCCGATCTGCGGGTACGACAGCGCGCGCGGCGACCAGTGCGACAACTGCGGCAACCAGCTCGACCCGGTCGACCTGGTCAACCCCCGGTCGAAGATCAACGGTGAGACGCCGGAGTTCGTCGAGACCGAGCACTTCTTCCTCGACCTGCCGGCCCTGGCCGACGCGCTGCGGCAGTGGCTGGACACCCGGGAGGGCTGGCGGCCGAACGTCCTGCGGTTCTCGAAGAACCTGCTCGACGACCTCCAGCCCCGGGCCATCACCCGGGACCTGGAGTGGGGCGTGCCGATCCCCCTCGACGGCTGGCGGGACCGGCCGGACAAGCGCATCTACGTCTGGTTCGACGCCGTGATCGGCTACCTGTCGGCGTCCATCGAGTGGGCCCGCCGCTCCGGCGACCCCGACGCCTGGCGAAAGTGGTGGTCCACCGACGCAGAGGGCAAGAACGCCCAGGGCTACTACTTCATGGGCAAGGACAACATCGTCTTCCACTCGGTGATCTGGCCGGCGCTGCTCGACGGGTACTCCGGCGAGGGCGCGCGCGACGGCGAGCCGGGCCGGCTGGGCCGGCTCAACCTGCCCACCGAGGTCGTCTCCAGCGAGTACCTGACGATGGAGGGGCGCAAGTTCTCCTCGTCGCGCAAGGTCGTCATCTACGTCCGGGACTTCCTGGAGCGGTACGACGCCGACGCGCTGCGCTACTTCATCGCCGTCGCCGGCCCGGAGAGCAACGACACGGACTTCACCTGGGCGGAGTTCCTCCGCCGCAACAACGACGAGCTGGTCGCCGGCTGGGGCAACCTGGTCAACCGGTCCATCTCGATGGCGGCGAAGAACTTCGGGGTCGTCCCGCCGGTCGACCCGGCCGGGCTCACCGAGGCCGACGAGGCGCTGCTCGCCACCGCGCGGGCCGGCTTCGCCACGGTCGGCGACCTGATCGCCAGGCACCGGCAGAAGCAGGCGATCGGCGAGGCGATGCGGGTCGTCGCGGAGGCCAACAAGTACCTCTCCGAGCAGGCCCCCTGGAAGCTCAAGGACGAGGCGGACAAGCCCCGGATGGGCACCATCCTGCACGTCGCCCTCCAGGTGGTCAGCGACGCGAACACCCTGCTCACCCCGTTCCTGCCGCACTCCGCGCAGAAGATCCACGAGCTGCTCGGCGGCACCGGCGTGCACGCCCCGATGCCGAGGATCGAGGAGGTCGAGGACCTCGACGGCGGGCCGGCGTACCCGGTGCTGACCGGGGACTACACGGTCGGGGCGCGCTGGGAGTCCGTACCGCTGGAGGTGGGCCGCCCCCTCGCGGCGCCGAAGCCGGTCTTCCGCAAGCTCGACCCGTCGATCGTCGACGAGGAGCTGGCCCGGCTCGCCGGCTGA
- a CDS encoding TetR/AcrR family transcriptional regulator, translating into MADVQVGDGSGGRPRAVPASAGKPTSRVRMSAAQRREQLISIGRLLFAERGFDATSIEEVAARAKVSKPVVYEHFGGKEGLYAVVVDREVRALLDRITTALTAGHPRDLLEQAAMALLGYIEEETSGFRVLVRESPLMSATGNFSSVMNDVAHQVEHILGAEFKTRGYDPKLAELYSQALVGMVALTGRWWLEVRKPRKETVAAHLVNLAWHGLSHLEPKPTLVTSRGR; encoded by the coding sequence ATGGCGGATGTTCAGGTCGGCGACGGCAGCGGCGGCCGGCCGCGGGCGGTGCCGGCGTCTGCGGGCAAGCCCACCTCGCGGGTGCGGATGTCGGCGGCGCAGCGACGCGAGCAGTTGATCTCGATCGGTCGGCTGCTCTTCGCCGAGCGCGGCTTCGACGCGACCTCGATCGAGGAGGTGGCGGCGCGGGCCAAGGTCTCGAAGCCGGTGGTCTACGAGCACTTCGGCGGCAAGGAGGGGCTCTACGCGGTGGTGGTGGACCGGGAGGTCCGCGCCCTGCTGGACCGGATCACCACGGCGCTGACCGCCGGGCATCCCCGCGATCTGCTGGAGCAGGCCGCGATGGCCCTGCTCGGCTACATCGAGGAGGAGACCAGCGGGTTCCGGGTGCTGGTCCGGGAGTCGCCGTTGATGTCGGCGACGGGCAACTTCAGCAGTGTGATGAACGACGTGGCGCACCAGGTCGAGCACATCCTCGGTGCCGAGTTCAAGACCCGGGGGTACGACCCGAAGCTGGCCGAGCTCTACTCGCAGGCGCTGGTGGGCATGGTGGCGTTGACGGGGCGCTGGTGGTTGGAGGTGCGCAAGCCGCGCAAGGAGACGGTCGCCGCGCACCTGGTCAACCTGGCCTGGCACGGGTTGTCGCATCTGGAGCCGAAGCCGACCCTGGTGACGAGCCGGGGCCGCTGA